A portion of the Oncorhynchus nerka isolate Pitt River linkage group LG27, Oner_Uvic_2.0, whole genome shotgun sequence genome contains these proteins:
- the znf131 gene encoding zinc finger protein 131 isoform X2, with the protein MADEVDCGSEFPALYKVMLDKLNEQRQLDQFTDITLIVDGHQFRAHKAVLAACSQFFHKFFQDFTQEPLVEIEGVSNSAFRQLMEFTYTATLAVNGPEEVNDVWKAAEYLQMQEAIKALTIRMSDGTPVSPAQDQALAAGKSESEKRKTAETFSGIAETLPSVVGEQVEIEVEIGEGAIEVEETAMEEEVVDAARNAQAASDDSALALLADITSKYQQRGPMLHVLKKEGLEEEIQEVVSQEETVTAPKTLEGLEVVEVQISQLDKMFRCNKCDRSFRLYYHLKQHMRAHVAALDKPHVCCHCGKAYMREAALKQHLNTLHYEAEELSRSQSQKKKMHLCDYCDKQFDHFGHFKEHLRKHTGEKPFECPDCHERFARNSTLKCHMAACQNGVGAKKGRKKVYECQVCSSVFNSWDLFKDHLTTHTGEKPNHCTMCDIWFTQPHDLRRHLRELHSVTDDTLMTQELDIGAMATQEEVAGEEDEEGDERETLLLEDGMRVEHVTVEPVDVVVMDETDMVVEEVTEMCEEDVQRLKEAGVEIRVVQVSAAGQVNSEIQVEEESQQTVDV; encoded by the exons ATGGCAGACGAGGTGGATTGTGGCAGTGAGTTCCCAGCCCTCTATAAAGTCATGCTGGACAAACTGAACGAACAGAGACAGTTGGACCAGTTCACAGATATCACTCTCATAGTGGATG GGCACCAGTTCAGGGCTCATAAGGCAGTGTTGGCAGCATGCAGTCAGTTTTTCCACAAATTCTTCCAGGACTTCACACAAGAGCCACTAGTGGAGATTGAAG GAGTGAGTAACTCAGCCTTCCGCCAGCTGATGGAGTTTACGTACACGGCTACACTTGCCGTCAATGGGCCAGAGGAGGTCAATGACGTGTGGAAGGCAGCAGAGTACCTCCAGATGCAGGAGGCCATCAAGGCCCTCACCATCAG GATGAGTGATGGCACTCCCGTCAGTCCGGCCCAGGACCAGGCCCTGGCGGCGGGGAAGAGCGAGAGCGAAAAGAGGAAGACAGCGGAGACTTTTAGCGGGATCGCGGAGACTCTTCCGTCAGTGGTGGGGGAGCAG GTGGAGATTGAGGTGGAGATCGGGGAGGGGGCCATCGAGGTGGAGGAGACtgctatggaggaggaggtggtggatgcTGCTCGGAACGCCCAGGCTGCCTCGGACGACTCGGCCCTGGCACTGCTCGCTGACATCACCAGCAAGTACCAGCAGAGGGGGCCAATGCTGCACGTGCTGAAGAAGGAAGGACTGGAGGAG gagatcCAGGAGGTGGTGTCTCAGGAGGAGACAGTGACAGCTCCCAAGACTCTTGAGGGCCTGGAGGTGGTCGAGGTCCAGATCTCTCAGCTGGACAAGATGTTCCGCTGCAACAAATGTGACCGCAGCTTCCGCCTCTACTACCACCTCAAACAGCACATGCGCGCGCACGTGGCCGCCCTGGACAAGCCGCATGTGTGTTGCCACTGCGGTAAGGCGTACATGCGGGAGGCGGCGCTGAAGCAGCACCTGAACACGTTACATTACGAGGCAGAGGAGCTGTCGCGCAGCCAGTCCCAGAAGAAGAAGATGCACCTGTGTGATTACTGTGACAAGCAGTTTGACCACTTTGGACACTTCAAGGAGCACTTACGTAAACACACCG GTGAGAAGCCGTTTGAGTGTCCAGACTGCCATGAGCGCTTTGCCAGGAACAGCACATTGAAATGTCACATGGCTGCCTGTCAAAACGGCGTCGGGGCCAAGAAGGGACGCAAAAAAGTCTACGAATGTCAG GTGTGCAGCAGTGTGTTCAACAGCTGGGACCTTTTTAAAGACCACCTGACGAcccacacaggagaaaagcccaACCACTGCACCATGTGTGACATCTGGTTCACCCAGCCCCACGACCTGCGACGACACCTCCGCGAACTGCACAGTGTCACAGACGACACACTAATGACCCAGGAACTGGACATCGGTGCCATGGCAACGCAAGAGGAAGTGGCcggggaggaggacgaggagggagacgagagagagacccTCTTACTGGAGGACGGGATGAGGGTGGAGCATGTTACCGTGGAGCCCGTAGACGTGGTAGTCATGGACGAAACGGACATGGTGGTGGAAGAGGTGACGGAGATGTGCGAGGAGGACGTGCAGAGACTGAAGGAGGCAGGAGTGGAGATCCGGGTGGTGCAGGTGTCAGCGGCGGGGCAGGTGAACTCTGAGATCCAGGTGGAGGAGGAATCACAACAGACTGTGGATGTATGA
- the znf131 gene encoding zinc finger protein 131 isoform X3 produces MALPSVRPRTRPWRRGRARAKRGRQRRLLAGSRRLFRQWWGSSLSLQVEIEVEIGEGAIEVEETAMEEEVVDAARNAQAASDDSALALLADITSKYQQRGPMLHVLKKEGLEEVNEALGLSNAHEIQEVVSQEETVTAPKTLEGLEVVEVQISQLDKMFRCNKCDRSFRLYYHLKQHMRAHVAALDKPHVCCHCGKAYMREAALKQHLNTLHYEAEELSRSQSQKKKMHLCDYCDKQFDHFGHFKEHLRKHTGEKPFECPDCHERFARNSTLKCHMAACQNGVGAKKGRKKVYECQVCSSVFNSWDLFKDHLTTHTGEKPNHCTMCDIWFTQPHDLRRHLRELHSVTDDTLMTQELDIGAMATQEEVAGEEDEEGDERETLLLEDGMRVEHVTVEPVDVVVMDETDMVVEEVTEMCEEDVQRLKEAGVEIRVVQVSAAGQVNSEIQVEEESQQTVDV; encoded by the exons ATGGCACTCCCGTCAGTCCGGCCCAGGACCAGGCCCTGGCGGCGGGGAAGAGCGAGAGCGAAAAGAGGAAGACAGCGGAGACTTTTAGCGGGATCGCGGAGACTCTTCCGTCAGTGGTGGGGGAGCAG TCTGTCCTTGCAGGTGGAGATTGAGGTGGAGATCGGGGAGGGGGCCATCGAGGTGGAGGAGACtgctatggaggaggaggtggtggatgcTGCTCGGAACGCCCAGGCTGCCTCGGACGACTCGGCCCTGGCACTGCTCGCTGACATCACCAGCAAGTACCAGCAGAGGGGGCCAATGCTGCACGTGCTGAAGAAGGAAGGACTGGAGGAGGTGAACGAAGCACTCGGCCTCTCTAATGCGCAT gagatcCAGGAGGTGGTGTCTCAGGAGGAGACAGTGACAGCTCCCAAGACTCTTGAGGGCCTGGAGGTGGTCGAGGTCCAGATCTCTCAGCTGGACAAGATGTTCCGCTGCAACAAATGTGACCGCAGCTTCCGCCTCTACTACCACCTCAAACAGCACATGCGCGCGCACGTGGCCGCCCTGGACAAGCCGCATGTGTGTTGCCACTGCGGTAAGGCGTACATGCGGGAGGCGGCGCTGAAGCAGCACCTGAACACGTTACATTACGAGGCAGAGGAGCTGTCGCGCAGCCAGTCCCAGAAGAAGAAGATGCACCTGTGTGATTACTGTGACAAGCAGTTTGACCACTTTGGACACTTCAAGGAGCACTTACGTAAACACACCG GTGAGAAGCCGTTTGAGTGTCCAGACTGCCATGAGCGCTTTGCCAGGAACAGCACATTGAAATGTCACATGGCTGCCTGTCAAAACGGCGTCGGGGCCAAGAAGGGACGCAAAAAAGTCTACGAATGTCAG GTGTGCAGCAGTGTGTTCAACAGCTGGGACCTTTTTAAAGACCACCTGACGAcccacacaggagaaaagcccaACCACTGCACCATGTGTGACATCTGGTTCACCCAGCCCCACGACCTGCGACGACACCTCCGCGAACTGCACAGTGTCACAGACGACACACTAATGACCCAGGAACTGGACATCGGTGCCATGGCAACGCAAGAGGAAGTGGCcggggaggaggacgaggagggagacgagagagagacccTCTTACTGGAGGACGGGATGAGGGTGGAGCATGTTACCGTGGAGCCCGTAGACGTGGTAGTCATGGACGAAACGGACATGGTGGTGGAAGAGGTGACGGAGATGTGCGAGGAGGACGTGCAGAGACTGAAGGAGGCAGGAGTGGAGATCCGGGTGGTGCAGGTGTCAGCGGCGGGGCAGGTGAACTCTGAGATCCAGGTGGAGGAGGAATCACAACAGACTGTGGATGTATGA
- the znf131 gene encoding zinc finger protein 131 isoform X1, whose product MADEVDCGSEFPALYKVMLDKLNEQRQLDQFTDITLIVDGHQFRAHKAVLAACSQFFHKFFQDFTQEPLVEIEGVSNSAFRQLMEFTYTATLAVNGPEEVNDVWKAAEYLQMQEAIKALTIRMSDGTPVSPAQDQALAAGKSESEKRKTAETFSGIAETLPSVVGEQVEIEVEIGEGAIEVEETAMEEEVVDAARNAQAASDDSALALLADITSKYQQRGPMLHVLKKEGLEEVNEALGLSNAHEIQEVVSQEETVTAPKTLEGLEVVEVQISQLDKMFRCNKCDRSFRLYYHLKQHMRAHVAALDKPHVCCHCGKAYMREAALKQHLNTLHYEAEELSRSQSQKKKMHLCDYCDKQFDHFGHFKEHLRKHTGEKPFECPDCHERFARNSTLKCHMAACQNGVGAKKGRKKVYECQVCSSVFNSWDLFKDHLTTHTGEKPNHCTMCDIWFTQPHDLRRHLRELHSVTDDTLMTQELDIGAMATQEEVAGEEDEEGDERETLLLEDGMRVEHVTVEPVDVVVMDETDMVVEEVTEMCEEDVQRLKEAGVEIRVVQVSAAGQVNSEIQVEEESQQTVDV is encoded by the exons ATGGCAGACGAGGTGGATTGTGGCAGTGAGTTCCCAGCCCTCTATAAAGTCATGCTGGACAAACTGAACGAACAGAGACAGTTGGACCAGTTCACAGATATCACTCTCATAGTGGATG GGCACCAGTTCAGGGCTCATAAGGCAGTGTTGGCAGCATGCAGTCAGTTTTTCCACAAATTCTTCCAGGACTTCACACAAGAGCCACTAGTGGAGATTGAAG GAGTGAGTAACTCAGCCTTCCGCCAGCTGATGGAGTTTACGTACACGGCTACACTTGCCGTCAATGGGCCAGAGGAGGTCAATGACGTGTGGAAGGCAGCAGAGTACCTCCAGATGCAGGAGGCCATCAAGGCCCTCACCATCAG GATGAGTGATGGCACTCCCGTCAGTCCGGCCCAGGACCAGGCCCTGGCGGCGGGGAAGAGCGAGAGCGAAAAGAGGAAGACAGCGGAGACTTTTAGCGGGATCGCGGAGACTCTTCCGTCAGTGGTGGGGGAGCAG GTGGAGATTGAGGTGGAGATCGGGGAGGGGGCCATCGAGGTGGAGGAGACtgctatggaggaggaggtggtggatgcTGCTCGGAACGCCCAGGCTGCCTCGGACGACTCGGCCCTGGCACTGCTCGCTGACATCACCAGCAAGTACCAGCAGAGGGGGCCAATGCTGCACGTGCTGAAGAAGGAAGGACTGGAGGAGGTGAACGAAGCACTCGGCCTCTCTAATGCGCAT gagatcCAGGAGGTGGTGTCTCAGGAGGAGACAGTGACAGCTCCCAAGACTCTTGAGGGCCTGGAGGTGGTCGAGGTCCAGATCTCTCAGCTGGACAAGATGTTCCGCTGCAACAAATGTGACCGCAGCTTCCGCCTCTACTACCACCTCAAACAGCACATGCGCGCGCACGTGGCCGCCCTGGACAAGCCGCATGTGTGTTGCCACTGCGGTAAGGCGTACATGCGGGAGGCGGCGCTGAAGCAGCACCTGAACACGTTACATTACGAGGCAGAGGAGCTGTCGCGCAGCCAGTCCCAGAAGAAGAAGATGCACCTGTGTGATTACTGTGACAAGCAGTTTGACCACTTTGGACACTTCAAGGAGCACTTACGTAAACACACCG GTGAGAAGCCGTTTGAGTGTCCAGACTGCCATGAGCGCTTTGCCAGGAACAGCACATTGAAATGTCACATGGCTGCCTGTCAAAACGGCGTCGGGGCCAAGAAGGGACGCAAAAAAGTCTACGAATGTCAG GTGTGCAGCAGTGTGTTCAACAGCTGGGACCTTTTTAAAGACCACCTGACGAcccacacaggagaaaagcccaACCACTGCACCATGTGTGACATCTGGTTCACCCAGCCCCACGACCTGCGACGACACCTCCGCGAACTGCACAGTGTCACAGACGACACACTAATGACCCAGGAACTGGACATCGGTGCCATGGCAACGCAAGAGGAAGTGGCcggggaggaggacgaggagggagacgagagagagacccTCTTACTGGAGGACGGGATGAGGGTGGAGCATGTTACCGTGGAGCCCGTAGACGTGGTAGTCATGGACGAAACGGACATGGTGGTGGAAGAGGTGACGGAGATGTGCGAGGAGGACGTGCAGAGACTGAAGGAGGCAGGAGTGGAGATCCGGGTGGTGCAGGTGTCAGCGGCGGGGCAGGTGAACTCTGAGATCCAGGTGGAGGAGGAATCACAACAGACTGTGGATGTATGA